The sequence CTCCGGCACCGGTGGTGTTGGCGGTCGACCTCGTCGTGCTGACCCTGCGGGACGACGAGCTGTGCACCCTGCTCGTCCGGCGCGCGTACCCGCCCTTCGCGGGTCGGCTGGCCCTGCCCGGCGGGTTCGTCGGCCCGGACGAGCAGCTGCGCGAGGCCGCGACCCGGGAGCTCGCCGAGGAGACCGGGGTCCGTCAGCAGCCCGGCCATCTGGAGCAGCTCGCGACCTACGCCGACCCGGGCCGCGACCCGCGCGGCCGGGTGGTGTCGGTGGCGTTCCTGGCGCTCGCGCCCGACCTGCCCGACCCGGTGGCCGGCACGGACGCGGCCGCGAGCCACTGGGCCCCGGTCCGCCCGCTGCTCGCGG is a genomic window of Pseudofrankia inefficax containing:
- a CDS encoding NUDIX hydrolase, translating into MTVQPPAPVVLAVDLVVLTLRDDELCTLLVRRAYPPFAGRLALPGGFVGPDEQLREAATRELAEETGVRQQPGHLEQLATYADPGRDPRGRVVSVAFLALAPDLPDPVAGTDAAASHWAPVRPLLAGGPLAGDQPDALAFDHLEILRDGVERARAKIEYSPVATAFCPPEFTVAQLRRVYELVWDTRLDPRNFHRKVTSSAGFLVPTGQTSRVDGGRPAELFRPGAAPLLHPAMLRPAPHRQRG